One part of the Pseudoalteromonas aliena SW19 genome encodes these proteins:
- a CDS encoding YqaE/Pmp3 family membrane protein, giving the protein MDIIRIILSVLLPPLGVFLQVGLGLHFWLNILLTLLGYFPGLIHAIYIIAKK; this is encoded by the coding sequence GTGGATATCATTCGTATAATATTATCTGTTTTATTGCCGCCGCTGGGTGTGTTTTTACAGGTAGGCTTAGGTTTACATTTTTGGTTAAATATTTTACTAACCTTGTTAGGCTATTTCCCAGGACTGATACATGCAATTTATATTATTGCTAAAAAGTAA
- a CDS encoding BON domain-containing protein: MKTFNKSIIAALVLGSTAMSAQANSWENESKDAWIDGKAETVLLMNTNLNNFDINTDVKNGKVVLTGKVDSEVEKELAEELVLSLDGVSGVDNSLTVVKNMDTKHTDKDMMNDDDNDLTDAKITTVITTRFLFDSEVGGTDIDVDTDNGIVTLNGSVESEAEKQLAVKIAKNAEDVRDVVDELTIVAE, encoded by the coding sequence ATGAAAACATTTAACAAATCTATTATCGCGGCTTTAGTTCTTGGTTCTACGGCTATGAGTGCCCAAGCAAACAGCTGGGAAAACGAAAGTAAAGATGCTTGGATTGATGGTAAGGCAGAAACAGTTCTTCTTATGAACACTAATCTAAACAACTTTGACATTAATACAGATGTAAAAAATGGCAAGGTAGTACTTACAGGTAAAGTTGATAGCGAAGTAGAAAAAGAGCTAGCAGAAGAACTTGTACTTAGCCTAGACGGCGTATCTGGTGTTGACAACAGCCTTACAGTTGTTAAAAATATGGATACTAAACACACAGACAAAGACATGATGAACGATGATGATAACGACTTAACTGACGCTAAAATCACCACAGTAATCACAACGCGTTTCCTGTTTGACTCAGAAGTGGGCGGAACAGATATTGACGTTGATACCGACAACGGTATAGTAACCCTTAATGGTTCTGTAGAATCTGAAGCTGAAAAACAGCTAGCAGTTAAAATCGCTAAAAATGCTGAAGATGTTCGTGACGTAGTTGATGAGTTAACTATCGTTGCTGAATAA
- a CDS encoding LiaF domain-containing protein, giving the protein MSVKVEDRPIEQVREQVIDQLIYNYSHGIISVDAFERRLDKAMDASNNEALLALVEDLTLNTDQQYKAEKQSQFTPHYSAQQNSDDDFTLRSILGSNERSGQWVVPKNIYLSNFMGSVVLDFTDAIFAHQNVTIHVNCIFGSDEIYVPEHVNVVSKMFCILSSLENKSVSLNKRQGPTIHIEGRAVLGSVEVKIKRTIKEKFISFANELKTQLGAGNNRQ; this is encoded by the coding sequence ATGTCTGTAAAAGTTGAAGACCGTCCAATAGAGCAAGTGCGCGAACAAGTCATTGATCAATTAATTTATAATTACAGTCATGGAATTATTTCTGTTGATGCATTTGAAAGGCGCTTAGATAAAGCGATGGATGCATCTAATAACGAAGCCCTACTCGCCTTAGTAGAAGATTTAACACTTAATACCGATCAGCAATACAAAGCCGAAAAACAATCGCAGTTCACACCACACTACAGTGCACAGCAAAACAGTGATGATGACTTTACGCTACGCAGCATCTTGGGCTCTAACGAGCGAAGTGGCCAATGGGTTGTGCCAAAAAATATTTATCTAAGCAATTTTATGGGTTCGGTGGTACTTGATTTTACTGACGCTATTTTTGCTCATCAAAATGTGACTATTCACGTTAATTGTATTTTTGGCAGCGATGAAATTTACGTACCGGAGCATGTAAACGTAGTGTCTAAAATGTTTTGTATTTTAAGTAGCCTTGAAAATAAATCGGTATCGCTCAATAAGCGCCAAGGACCCACTATTCATATTGAAGGAAGAGCAGTGTTAGGCTCTGTTGAAGTAAAAATTAAACGCACCATAAAAGAAAAATTTATAAGTTTTGCTAATGAGCTAAAAACCCAGCTGGGAGCTGGTAATAATCGTCAATAA
- a CDS encoding VOC family protein, with product MYLEHVNLVANNIESMLKFYQAVFPNWSIRSEGEGTWYGKPRRWVHFGDDTHYIAISDHGEGENRNLSGHQVGFAHFAYVTNNLDEVIIRLNKAGFVISKDGSDNPFRKNVYFVDPAGFEVEFVEYLSDIPSERNNDL from the coding sequence ATGTATTTAGAGCACGTTAATTTAGTCGCTAATAATATTGAGAGCATGCTTAAATTTTATCAAGCCGTCTTTCCGAATTGGTCAATTAGAAGTGAAGGCGAGGGTACTTGGTATGGAAAGCCCAGACGCTGGGTACACTTTGGCGATGACACCCATTACATAGCAATAAGCGATCATGGTGAAGGTGAAAACAGAAACCTATCGGGTCATCAGGTGGGTTTTGCGCACTTTGCTTATGTAACTAATAACCTAGATGAGGTAATAATACGTTTAAATAAAGCAGGCTTTGTAATAAGTAAGGATGGCAGTGACAACCCATTTAGAAAAAACGTCTACTTTGTTGATCCGGCGGGTTTTGAAGTAGAGTTTGTCGAGTATTTAAGTGATATCCCCAGTGAAAGAAATAATGATTTGTAG
- the suhB gene encoding inositol-1-monophosphatase, giving the protein MHPMLNIAVRAARNAGKILLRASEDLSKVEVQQKGANDLVTNIDKEAEAVIRDTILQSYPTHSIVGEELGEHKGKDDDYQWIVDPIDGTTNFIKGIPHYAVSIALKVKGRLDQAVIYDPIRGELFTASRGQGTQLNSKRLRVSKTTVLAGTVLATGFPFKNKNHMDAYTEAFKALFVHTADIRRAGCSALDMAYVAAGRVDGFFEIGLKPWNSAAGELMVKEAGGMVVDFAGGNNYNHSGNIICGSPKLTQAIIREIRPVLTESLLR; this is encoded by the coding sequence ATGCATCCAATGTTAAACATTGCGGTTCGCGCTGCGCGCAACGCAGGCAAAATTTTACTTCGCGCAAGTGAAGATTTATCAAAAGTTGAAGTGCAACAAAAAGGCGCTAACGACTTAGTAACTAACATTGATAAAGAAGCCGAAGCCGTAATTCGTGACACTATTTTACAGTCTTACCCTACTCACTCTATTGTTGGTGAAGAATTAGGTGAGCATAAAGGCAAGGATGATGATTACCAATGGATTGTAGATCCTATCGATGGAACAACTAATTTCATCAAAGGCATCCCTCATTATGCGGTTTCTATCGCACTTAAAGTTAAAGGTCGTTTAGACCAAGCTGTTATCTATGATCCAATTCGTGGTGAACTTTTCACTGCATCTCGCGGTCAAGGTACTCAACTTAATAGCAAACGCTTACGTGTTAGCAAAACTACGGTTCTTGCAGGCACTGTACTCGCGACTGGTTTCCCTTTCAAAAACAAAAACCACATGGATGCATACACCGAAGCGTTTAAAGCATTATTTGTTCACACTGCAGACATTCGTCGTGCGGGTTGTTCTGCTTTAGATATGGCATATGTTGCAGCGGGTCGTGTTGATGGATTTTTTGAAATTGGTTTAAAACCGTGGAACTCTGCTGCGGGCGAACTAATGGTTAAAGAAGCGGGCGGTATGGTTGTAGATTTCGCTGGTGGCAATAACTATAACCACAGTGGCAATATCATCTGTGGTTCGCCAAAACTCACTCAAGCAATTATTCGTGAAATTCGTCCAGTATTAACTGAGTCGTTACTTCGCTAA
- a CDS encoding substrate-binding periplasmic protein, which produces MLPLKYLISAISLFACSAIANEVNIVHIAQEQREQYVPDDYLKKLLSKALVSAQYPADIRSVFIHPHQQRILIALDTEKLDLYWSMSSPERESLAIAIKIPLFKGYIGKRALLASKDSLASFKGVNTIEQLSKLSAVQGHDWPDTKIMEFNGLHVRPLANYQAMFTLTSSGRIDYFPRSFIEVHSDLAANKQSNLSIVPNLFISYPTGCYFFVSKRKPELAEAIEKGLKIMQKNGEFDALFNEYFAKEINNLPYSKADTVEIKLDNPYF; this is translated from the coding sequence ATGTTGCCATTGAAGTATTTAATTAGTGCGATAAGTTTATTTGCGTGTAGCGCGATAGCAAACGAGGTTAATATTGTACATATTGCACAAGAGCAGCGTGAGCAATATGTTCCTGACGATTACTTGAAAAAACTACTCAGCAAAGCGCTCGTCAGCGCACAGTATCCTGCAGATATTCGAAGTGTATTTATTCACCCTCACCAGCAACGGATTTTAATTGCGCTTGATACAGAAAAATTAGATTTATATTGGAGTATGAGCAGCCCGGAGCGAGAATCATTAGCTATAGCGATTAAAATACCTTTATTTAAAGGCTACATAGGCAAAAGGGCATTACTGGCCAGTAAAGACAGCTTGGCTAGTTTTAAAGGTGTTAATACCATAGAGCAGCTTAGCAAGCTTTCTGCTGTGCAAGGGCATGATTGGCCTGATACCAAAATAATGGAATTCAATGGCTTGCATGTAAGGCCACTTGCAAATTATCAAGCGATGTTTACTTTAACCAGCAGTGGGCGTATCGATTATTTTCCGCGTTCATTTATAGAGGTGCATTCTGACCTTGCGGCTAACAAGCAAAGCAACCTCTCAATTGTACCTAATCTTTTCATAAGCTATCCAACTGGATGTTATTTCTTTGTATCAAAGCGTAAACCAGAGCTTGCAGAGGCAATTGAAAAAGGATTAAAAATAATGCAAAAAAATGGAGAGTTTGATGCGTTGTTTAATGAGTACTTTGCCAAAGAGATAAATAACTTGCCTTACAGTAAAGCTGATACTGTTGAAATTAAACTCGACAACCCTTATTTTTAG
- a CDS encoding bifunctional diguanylate cyclase/phosphodiesterase, producing MTVQRKVLEYILDNGEITTLFQPIFDISNHTILGYEALSRGPKNSPLEMPNKLFAVAHEHGLISELELLCRSKAIENFVKLALQGKLFLNVSPKTLLDPCHPKGETLHLIEQFGLAANRVVIEVTEQEKVDDGFLLLKTIAHYRELGFTIAIDDLGAGYSGLKQWSELQPNYVKIDRYFIDYCDQSEVKKEFLKSITVLARATNTSVIAEGIERPEELALVEGLGIKNVQGFLLEKPSQQPSYDFRSEQIQALTLKEKDQFDQSMAIGLLNLTQAQIGSETRCKDAHKLFEQDKSIISIAVLNQQSQPVGLLHKDQLTEVFAAPYGHALYDKRPVTALMDKHPLVVDENQKLDTVSQQITEQDFDIRRHIVITRNNKYLGLAPLRDILKHITEEKIRHAQHANPLTMLPGNVAINETIEQRLRSKDKFSLAYIDLNHFKQFNDLYGYASGDSVIKLLADVTVQACANSANFVGHIGGDDFMVVFDQTDAVAICNTIIEQFEQQSRVFFTPEHINNKGYWATNREGEKQFVPLLTLSIGLVEPDLQQCKNSHQVAALATDAKKEAKRYRHSYLFICKRRRPAPAVVRLTTNKRAI from the coding sequence GTGACTGTGCAACGTAAAGTTTTAGAATATATTTTAGATAACGGTGAAATAACCACATTATTCCAACCTATTTTTGATATATCTAATCACACTATTTTAGGCTACGAAGCCCTTAGTCGAGGGCCTAAAAATAGCCCTTTAGAGATGCCAAATAAGCTCTTTGCAGTTGCTCATGAACATGGACTGATTTCTGAACTTGAGTTGTTATGCCGCTCCAAAGCAATCGAAAATTTTGTAAAGTTGGCCTTGCAAGGAAAACTGTTTTTGAATGTAAGCCCTAAAACTTTACTCGATCCGTGCCACCCCAAAGGAGAAACCCTGCACTTAATTGAGCAATTTGGTTTAGCGGCCAATCGCGTAGTGATAGAGGTGACGGAGCAAGAAAAAGTAGACGACGGTTTCTTGTTGTTAAAAACTATAGCGCATTATCGAGAGCTGGGTTTTACCATAGCAATAGACGATCTGGGAGCTGGCTATTCAGGGCTAAAGCAGTGGTCAGAGTTACAGCCCAACTATGTAAAAATAGATCGTTACTTTATAGATTACTGCGATCAAAGTGAGGTTAAAAAAGAGTTTTTAAAATCAATTACCGTGCTGGCTAGAGCAACTAACACCTCCGTGATTGCTGAGGGGATTGAGCGTCCGGAAGAGTTGGCATTAGTCGAGGGTTTAGGTATTAAAAATGTACAAGGTTTTTTACTCGAAAAGCCAAGTCAGCAACCAAGTTACGATTTTAGATCAGAGCAAATACAAGCCCTTACGCTAAAGGAAAAAGATCAATTTGATCAATCTATGGCAATAGGGTTGCTAAACCTCACACAAGCTCAAATTGGCAGTGAAACACGCTGTAAAGATGCTCATAAGCTATTTGAACAGGATAAGTCGATTATTAGTATCGCGGTATTAAACCAGCAAAGTCAGCCTGTGGGGCTACTACACAAGGATCAACTAACCGAAGTGTTTGCGGCACCTTATGGCCATGCGCTTTACGATAAGCGCCCAGTGACAGCCTTAATGGATAAGCATCCATTGGTTGTCGACGAAAATCAAAAACTAGATACGGTGAGCCAGCAAATAACGGAGCAAGATTTTGATATTCGTCGTCATATTGTGATTACACGCAATAATAAGTATTTGGGATTAGCGCCACTTAGAGATATTTTAAAACATATAACAGAAGAAAAAATTCGTCACGCCCAGCATGCTAACCCGTTAACGATGTTACCTGGCAATGTGGCAATAAATGAAACAATCGAGCAGAGATTGCGAAGCAAAGATAAGTTTTCTCTAGCTTACATTGACTTAAACCATTTTAAGCAATTTAATGATTTATATGGCTATGCCAGTGGCGACAGTGTGATCAAGCTGTTAGCGGATGTAACCGTGCAAGCTTGCGCAAACAGTGCTAACTTTGTAGGACATATTGGTGGCGACGACTTTATGGTTGTGTTTGATCAAACCGACGCGGTCGCTATTTGTAATACTATTATTGAACAATTTGAACAGCAGTCGAGAGTGTTCTTTACACCTGAGCATATAAACAATAAAGGGTACTGGGCAACAAATCGCGAAGGCGAAAAGCAATTTGTGCCTTTACTTACTTTATCAATAGGCTTAGTGGAACCTGATTTACAGCAGTGTAAAAATAGTCATCAAGTCGCTGCATTAGCAACGGATGCTAAAAAAGAAGCCAAACGATATCGCCATAGCTATCTTTTTATATGTAAACGCAGAAGGCCAGCCCCCGCAGTAGTGCGCTTAACAACTAATAAAAGGGCGATTTAA
- the secF gene encoding protein translocase subunit SecF, with amino-acid sequence MQILSLGTRTLRFMSLRKVAMGFSTLLILASFASIFVKGLNFGLDFTGGTAVEVGFSQPADLKKVRDALADNGFADASVQLFGSSQEILVRLAPRGSDVKAEVIGNQVIDALKKADDSVVMRRIEFVGPSVGEDLKEQGGLAMLTALICILIYVAFRFEWRFAVGAVGALLHDVIITVGLFSVLGLEFDLTILAAILAVIGYSLNDTIVVSDRIRENFRKVRIDDTVEIIDISLTQTLNRTLVTSITTILVLIALFAWGGQTIHGFATALLFGVFIGTYSSIYVASSVALAMGVSKEDLIPEVIEKEGADQDAMP; translated from the coding sequence ATGCAAATTTTAAGTTTGGGTACTCGAACCCTTCGTTTCATGTCTCTTCGAAAAGTGGCTATGGGCTTTTCGACGTTATTAATTTTAGCGTCGTTTGCATCAATTTTTGTTAAAGGCTTAAACTTTGGTTTAGATTTTACCGGCGGTACTGCGGTAGAAGTTGGTTTTTCACAGCCAGCTGATCTTAAAAAAGTACGTGATGCGCTAGCTGATAACGGTTTTGCTGATGCATCGGTACAACTGTTTGGTTCAAGCCAAGAGATTTTGGTTCGATTAGCACCACGCGGCAGTGATGTAAAAGCGGAAGTAATTGGTAACCAAGTAATCGATGCACTTAAAAAAGCAGACGACAGCGTAGTAATGCGCCGTATTGAGTTTGTTGGCCCAAGTGTAGGTGAAGACTTAAAAGAGCAGGGTGGCTTGGCCATGTTAACTGCGCTTATTTGTATCTTGATCTATGTTGCATTTCGCTTTGAATGGCGCTTTGCTGTGGGTGCGGTAGGTGCACTATTACATGATGTTATTATTACTGTAGGTTTGTTTTCTGTATTAGGTTTAGAGTTTGATTTAACTATATTAGCGGCAATCCTTGCGGTAATTGGTTATTCACTTAACGATACTATTGTTGTATCGGACCGTATTCGTGAAAACTTCCGTAAAGTACGCATCGACGATACCGTTGAAATTATTGATATTTCACTTACGCAAACACTTAACCGTACACTTGTAACATCAATCACCACTATTTTAGTATTGATTGCCTTGTTTGCATGGGGCGGACAAACTATCCACGGTTTTGCAACTGCATTGCTGTTTGGTGTGTTTATTGGTACTTATTCTTCAATTTATGTAGCCAGCTCGGTTGCTCTTGCAATGGGCGTAAGCAAAGAAGATTTAATACCAGAAGTAATTGAAAAAGAAGGCGCAGACCAAGACGCTATGCCGTAA